The following DNA comes from Plasmodium vivax chromosome 11, whole genome shotgun sequence.
TTGGTTGTGCGTCGCCTGGCGATTAGGCAACGATTCGCTCTTAAAGGAGTGCCGCACTGTGGTCAACTGTATTGTGCGACGTCGCACTGCACCAtagtgtattttttattttattttattttttaaatgcaaagTGAGCGAATCGCGCCGACAACTCACAAGTGCACGTTGCTTACCCCCTCATCAGTAACACCTACGCGATTTTTACGAGCCCATAAGGAcatgcatgtgcatatgtgctATATACGTGTGTATGTAAAAGGGTGTGCGCAAGGTTGTATAGGCACTGGCCTGTAGAAACGACTTGTGATGTGAGCTGGCCTGGCCTGACCGCTTGAAGCAGCTTCTTCCTTGCGTGCCAAGTTGAGAAATTCCACACAACTGGCGTTTTTCCACGCTTATCtatttttggcatttttgtGAAGGGCAACAGAGAAAAGcacgcacatgtatatatgtgcctTACGAGCAGCTCATCACGCTACTGTCATTATATTGCCTCATCGCTGTCACCTATTGCGTCTCCTCTTTAGGTAGCTTCTTTTATCTCTTTTTCGTTGTGATTCACGTCCATTTTGTTGTTACATTgttgtaattaatttttgccCTGTTATAGTGGTGCTGTCGATTTGTCGTTGCTAATCACGTGTAGTTAATACCCTGCGCGAGGCGACACTTTTCATTGTTGTTCAGCTGACTTAGTTAGAAgctccttcctttttatttcgtttttcctcttcctgaTTGTATTTACTAGCTTTACGAATTATGCGTTTTGGCAAAACGTGGCGTCGCCTTTGCCCGTTTTTGCTTTGACTTTGCAGTATGGTATAGAAATGTACCTGATTTGCAAATTATGagaagttattttttattttcttttttgttttcttttttattttctttttttttttcttcttttttctcatttttgatgTTTAACACTTTTTCAAAGTTAGCGGGAGgctttcttttattttcccttgtACGTTTCTCCGCTTGACTGTTCGCATGCCCGTTTGTGCGTGTGATTTTTACGTGCGGAATAATCCTACGTGCATTGTTGCCTGGGCATACATGCAGAAAGCTGTTTACCGTAGGTACCACATGCACTTACAGTTACAGTTACAGTTACAGTTACACTTGCACTTGCACACATTTatgtgcaggtaaaaataGGCACTGCTTTTTGCACAGAACGTTTATGTTTGGCGATATTTTCGCTCGCCGTGTGATTCTGTTAAGTTTATGCTTTTCGAATGGCAGGTTGCACGCGCTGCATGCGTTTAAGCGCTGTGCGGGCGTAGCTTTGGCTTGCGGTTTGGGGTCCCACGTGAAGGCACGGCTGCGTGAGCGAGGCTGCAATAGCGTAGCAACTTAGCGTAGTTACTCTAGCGGAGTTGCTTGCGTAGTTGCTTGCGTAGTTGCTTGCGTAGTTACCTAGCGGAGTTACACTGTTACGTATACCTGTACTTGTATGCATCTAAtagtaattatttattttttattttattttatttattttttattttattttatatgtttttttttttttttttgattatacGGAGCGGGAATGAAGAAGCAAGCGGAACATGTGTGTTCTCCTTTGTCACACTTCATCTGTGCCCCTTCTGCatgatttattttctccGTATTTTTCGCTGCAATTTTCTGCGCtcgcttttttcttttttttttttatttttttactcctcggaattgtgtttttcttttatatccTTCCCTATTAGTAGCCCTAACTGATAAAATTGGTTTTCACTTCACGGCTGGGAAGTCGTCAAAGGGGGTGACCTGATTGTTAGCCTCCCTCCTTTTTACCTTTGTGTGTTCCGTTTTGCACTGCTTCGTTTAGCCCATTTTGTGTagcccattttttgcagccCATTTTGTGTAACCCATTCTGTGCagcttatttatttatttttttttttttccctttttggtgccccccccattttgcctacAATAATGCGTTAACCGAGAGGCACAACTTACTGTGCCTAAAGTGTGCGCATTCGTTGTACAccccttttgattttttcgccatttgtttctcttttccccTGCGGTTCCGCCGCTTAGCAGTAGTGCAcactgggggggagggaatcGCTGCTCACCCATGCCTATGTGCGTACACCTGTGTATAAATGATGACCCGTGTGTTTACCATTGAGTGTGTAAATGCgtagatatatatttttttttttacacacttGATTGgtttgtttatatatgctCACATACATGTGTACTTAATTACCTACCCGTgtgaagaggaacaaaaaaaaaaaaaaaaaaaaaaaaaagtgacgaCCTCGCAACACGGAGATAAGTGTGCTAATTTTACGGGTGCTTACACTGCGTGCATGTCTTGAAGGCGAAAAGTGTTGTCTACGTGTCAATTCGTATGTGCACCTGCATGTTGGGCGGCGGGCATGTGCAGTTTGCTCAGCATTGTGTAAAACTCTCGCGTGATATGCTCGCCAGCTGATTATGCGTGATATATACACCGATTATAACCGTCCGTACGTGAACCATATGTAACCCGTGCGTGGAACATTTCTTTGTCTATACATTGTACCCACTCACCTGCGATCGTTTCTGCCTCCTACCCCTGCGCATGCACAATTAGCAGTATCGGGGGGTGTAATAGGCACAAGCCTGAAAGAACAAAACTGCAGAAAACGACGTCTTTGATGCCATAAACTGTGCCCATGCAGGTACCAAATTGTGTGCTACTACTCCATGTGCATTTTCACACACAGGGGAGCGTTCCTGGCAACGGGTCCCTCTCttctttataataatatgtgtGCTTACATGAGTGTATGCAAAAAGGGTGTATACGTGACTATGCACgcatgtataattattttcaatcTTTCAAGTGTAGTATagattttttcaaattttgctttttttttttttttttttcgttatacAGAAGCTGATATATGTAGAGCATTGTgattatttacatttaaacGTGTTAACtgatttttttacaattgtgataagttcttttttatttttttattttattttgcttttttttttttttgctatagttaaatgcaaaaaaaaaaaaaaatgatccccAAGAAAGATACCCCAAAAAAGTGTCccacaaaattaaaaaaaaaaaaaatactttttgtATTATCCATGcaaaagtttattttttttttttaattttgttgttcatctgttttttctttttttttatttgtttttcactttgATTAAAAAGtgagatattttttttttttttttttcgaagatGGAGAATCTCCTCAATTCGCCCTTTTTCTCGgtaagccaaaaaaaaaaataaaggagagagaaaaaaaaggagaaaagaaagcagcgggaaaaaagataaagcagtggaaaaaagaaaaagcaacgggaaaaattcgaaaaagTCGAAAAAGTcggaaaaattggaaaaattggaaaaatcgaaaagtcggaaaaatcgaaaagtcgaaaaaagggggaacccccccaaatAGCCAAAAAACGCCGAAAAGGCGACCGTGTGAGAGAAATTAGCGAAACCGATCGAACGGGCGAGCGAGCGAGCGAGCGAAGCATAACCGAGAACGTTCGCGGGCTGTTCCGACTGCACGGCGTGTATGCAGAGAGATGCGGTGCTGGCATACAAGTTTGGCAGatacgcatatgcatgtgcgtgcgtatgcatgtacgtatgtacgttcgtatgtattatgtatgcatgtgcgttcgtacatatgcatgtgcgCATTTGTGCCAACTTGTGGACGCGACCACCTCGGagaatggggaaaaaaaaagagagcgGGTTCACCCCGTTTCCTCCATGCACGGCGTATTTTCTTGAGCCCCCCTGACACCGTGCCGACTTCTCAGCATGTACATAATTgtataattgtaaaaatataaatatgtacacttTTCGTATGCGCATgtttagtaattttttttttttttttttttttcccccgttttcTCCCTGTCCCTCTGTATCATCCTCCCGATATGCCATGCTTTATTTTACCCCTACCCCGCAGAACATGGTTAAcagagaagaagaggagagcGCCAAGTCGGATGAGGAGGGAACCAAATCGGATGGGGAATGCACCAAACCGGATGAGGAATGCACCAAATCGGATGGGGAATGCACCAAATCGGATGAGGAATGCACCAAATCGGATGAGGAATGCACCAAATCGGATGAGGAATGCACAAAATCGGATGAGGAATGCACAAAATCGGATGAGGAATGCACCAAATCAGATGAGGAATGCACAAAATCGGATGAGGAATGCACAAAATCGGATGAGGAATTCACCAAAACGGATGAGGAATTCGCCAAACCAGATGAGGAAATCGCCAAACCAGATGaggaaaacggaaaaaagaaatgcaaaggaagaacaaaaaattacactGGGGAGTTTTTAGCCCAACCGAATGACAGCCAAGAAAAAGATTGTTACGAGGAGAAGGGCACTCACGAAGGTTACAGCAAGAGAAGTGCAAGCAGTGACATGTCAGCGGACGGGCGCTTCGAAACGTCCGCCATCGAACAttggggtggaaaaaaaggaagcctTGCTtatgaagggggagaagatgAGCAGGAGGAGCTCAGCGGCGCGGACAGAGAGGGAAATCGAAAAGCGAACGGTCATATCCCCTGCGTGGAAATTAAGGTCCAGCCAAAGGGTGAAAACACGTCTTCACCCGTGAGGGGATGCGGCAGCTGGGGGCATTTCCATCCGGGGGGAAGTTGCGCAGGGGAAGGGGCAGTGGAAGGAGCAGTGGAAGGAGCAGGAAACGAAGCATGGAACGAAGTAACCGCGGCAGGCGGAACGGGCCAAATGGGCCACCAAGGCCAAGCAACTCCAGCAACCCAAGCAACCCTAGTAGCCCCAAAGCGGAGCAACCGCCAAGGGGTCGAAGGGGATGAAAAATCAAGCGCCAATTTCACGTGCACGAGGGAGCACGTGGACCTGGGGAACGACCAGCAGAGCAGAGAAAGTGGCCGCATGCGTAATCGagcgaaggagaaggagtGGTATTGCAAAATTGGTACCAACCCAACAGTCAGCACGATCCGAGCGGGGGCCATATGCGGGAATGGCTCAAATAATGCTTCCTGTAAAGTTGCCGGCGACTTTCGCGCATGCAAGGAGGGAactgaaaaaaggaaagaggaaATGAGCGGCGGAGGGGAGGAGCAAGGAGAAATTATGCGCGAAGGGGGAAACGAGAGGAGAGGCGAGGCCAGAAGCGGGGCCAGAAGTGAGGCCATAAGCGAGGTCAGAAGTGGGGCCATAAGCGAGGTCAGAAGTGGGGCCATAAGCGAGGTCAGAAGTGGGGCTATAAGCGAGGCCAGAAGCGAGGCCAGAAGTGAAGCCAGAAGTGAAGGCAGAAGTGAAGTTTTAAGCGGTGCCAGAAGCGGAACCCTGGGGAAACCCCCAAGCACCGACCAAAGCGTTGGCGCAATCAGCGATTTGGGCCATGCGAGCAGTAAATACACACAAAGTGCATTTGGGAAAAATTCTGACGCACCAAATGACGGTTATCACTtagcaaatggggaaataaGTCAGAAcgatataattttaaaaaaaaaaaaaattacccaaGAAGGTGCATTAAGAAGTACACAGCCAAGTGCACCAATAGGTACACCGCAAAGTGCGGAGGGTAATTCAAATGATCACTCCCCTGTTAACAGAAGGGCCAACTataaaattggcaaaaatgttttgttAAAAGGAGCAGCCACTTCCGAACGGGGCAGTGGCGACAGTAGAGGTAGTAGTGAAAATGGTGGAAATGGAGAAAAGGGTGGAAATggtgaaaagggggacagCACCCTGCTCCCCGGTGACTTAGAAGAACACGCCCCCATTTTTGGCGAGCAGAATTGCGCAAGAGGCACCCTGATGGGTAGCGACGAAAAGTGTATAAGTGCACGGGTCAGTGGAAAGCCGGATGAAAAGTCGGATGCAAAGTCGGGTGCAAAGTTAGGTGCAAACTCGGGTGCAAGGGCGCATGCAGAGGCGCATGCACAATTGGGTGGAGCATCTGACGGATCAGCTGCTGAAGTAGCTGATGAAGTATCTGCTGAAGTATCTGACGAAGTATCTGATGAAGTATCTTCTGAAGTATCTGACGGAGCATCTGATGAAGTATATGGTGAAGCATCTGGTGAAGCATCTGACGGAGCATCTGACGGAGCATTTGACGGAGCATTTGACGGAGCATCTGGTGAAGTACCTGATGCTGCGCCCGATGCACACCTCGACGAGCAGTCGAATCCTCAGCCCGATCAAAGccgaaggagaaaaggaacaaatttcagcgaaaaagaaaaaaaaaaaaaaaaaaaacattttttaaacatcgGCAGGGGGAGTAACacaagagggagaagaacaaACTTATCCATTGAGCATCATCACCATTACCAGTCGTGTTTTCACCCCAAGGGAAATTTTGCAACGCCAAGTACAGCCAAATATGGTAGCCCGCGAGATGAAAAGGTTAGTCCGCACTTTGGTACCCCTACACAGAAGAAGGATAATGTGAATAAGAATGGCCAGGATGAAccggaggaagaaaaactgcTTGTTCAGCATTctgaaaagagaaaaacagctaaaaagaattgcaaaatggacaGTAGCGACTTGATTGAGTTAGTTATGAGGTCGCACGGCAGCAGTTTGCATGGTAGTCAATTGCATAGCAGCAGATCGCATGGTAGTCAATTGCATAGCAGCAGTTTGCATATTAGCAGTTTGCATGGTAGCCCATCGCATGGTAGCCAATTGCATAGCAGCAGATCGCATGGCAGCCAATCGCATGGTAGCCAATCGCCAACAGTGATGAGTGGGGAAGAATCCGAGGCCAATGAGGAAGTGTGCGCCGTTGTAAATCATCCCAGAAGCAGGGGCTCTTACGTTCCTAAGCAAGAACGGAAGCCTGCACATGCTGAGGGGCAAAGTGGCGCAGAAAAGGAACCCCCAAGTGGGAGGTTATTCCCTGAAGGGGCATTCCCCCATGAGGAGGCAAAGCATGGAGGAAACAAATTTGTGAGTAGCAAGACGAATGAGCTGTCAAATGGAAAGGACAATATCTCCGAGGGTGTTCATAATGTTGAAAAGGCCCTTTTCGAGGTGCCCAATTTGAGGAGCAGTGCGCATGGCGAGAAGGAAAGCGTCATGCCGATGAGATTGACGTCCCAGGTGGGCACCCCCCAGCAGGTGAGTCGAGTGACGAGGATGAGCAGTTTGAAGAGGGCGCAGGAAAACAAAGGGAGAGACTTCGCTAAGTTCGCTAAGAGTAATGATGAGCATTCAGTAGTAGGGAGAATTCCAAAGGGGGGTGTCAGCCCCAAGGGAAGGAACCCTCCGGAGAAGGCGTCATCAGAAGGTGGCAGTGGGGATGATCATTACGATCGCCATGACGGTGGAGTGCCCAATGGGACCGCGGTCAAGGGGGGCTTCCCCTCGTCGTGCGTGCGAAGCAGTGAGCCAAGATGGAAAGAAGGCTCTGCAGTTAATGGACACACGTGCGATGGGAACATTAAGAGTGAAAGAAGCGATGACTATGAATACCAAAGTGGGGGAAGGTTCCCTGGGGAAGGAGCAACCCCTCTGGAAaaggaaggaggaaaagagcACCCCAAGTTTTACAATGGCATTTGTGAACCTTCGAGCGAAAGTCACAGGATAAATAATAACTGCCTCGAGACGGCCGCTAGCAGGAGGGAGGACTACTACAACCAGGGTGTGCGGAACGAGTACGGCCTCAGGGAGAATAGGCAGAGCAGTTCCAGCCAGCTAACTGAGCTGAGTCGGCCAATTGGGCCATATCAGCTGCGCCAGCCAAATCGGCCAAGTGGACGAAGTGATGCCCCTCCCGTGGACGTGAAGAGCAACTGCGCCAGGGGACAGGAGCCGAGGGCGGCAACGAATGGAAGAAACtacctgaacaagtcagaaattaaaattgaagaTTTCAATCTGCACAATGACATGCAAAGAAGGAGCATGAACAGGGAGAGCAGCACTCTGGATGATGAACTGCACCAGTGGAAGATGGAAGGAGGTGGAGGTTACGCGCATGGCGAGGGGATGAACCTCCAAGGTGGGTCGAATGACGacaagaagggaaaaaatatgttcgTAGTGAATGGGGGGGACACAATTAAGGAGGTGGAAGGGACGTGGAAAAATGATAAGTGGGTGGACGAGTGGGGCGAAGGAAATCGGAGGAGGGCAGAGGAGGACAAGTACAGCCGCAACGCCGATGAGGGTGTGGGTGATTATGAGAATTACCATACCGCTGACGAAGCTGCTGTCATAGCCGCTGACGAAGCGgtggacgaggaggaagcaaGTGAGATGTACGAAATCAAGAGGCAGATCGAGTACATCATGCAGAACGACGATATTGACTTCTCCCGGATCATCGTGAAGCCGAGCAAGAACTACgtcaaaataaatttattcatcGATCGGTACATAAGGGGCTACGACGAACTTCAGAACAGCGATATGATGTTCTGCTTTGGGGAATCCAGCGAAGAAGACGTgataaagaggaagaagagctcCGTGAAAGAAGGAGGTGCGGATGGAGATGGGAGCCAAAACGATGGAGTAAagagagtgaaaaaaaaaaatggaagttggccatataagaaaaaatacaagccacaaaaaaatagaagaataAATTACGATGCCATTGATACCATGTGGCAGCCGCACTTCCATCCACACAACAAAGAATTTAGAGTGAGGTACAGATACAAAGGGGGCATGAGACTGAAAACGATTTCGTGTAAGCACTTTGGCTACTTGCccagcaaaaaaatatccatTCTGTTTCTGTTCAGATGGCTACTATGCGGTAAGTATATTGCAGAGAAAACCAAAAGGTCAAGGCTATGCATCACAGATATTAATGATTATAATTTACCTGAGCTTCTctcgaaaaggagaaacagaAATAATGACTACATGACTGAAGATGAGTGGAAGGCtctggaagaaaaaaataccaaagaGTTTTACGAGCacatacataaaattaatgattTCTTGATGAGCAATTACAAAGATGATTCCTTTGTGAACCAGCTGAAGGTGATCATTAGCAGCTGTGACAAGCAGTttaagaaggaggaggttCTTAACATACTTAACCAGTGCCTGCGGGATAAGCTGAACAGCGAGCGGCGCAGGGAGGCTCTCATGCGGGGCGACGGCGGGGAAGGCGGCGAGGTTGGCAGGGTAAGCGGCGAGGTTGGCGGCGATGGCGGTGATGGCGGTGATGGCGGCGAGGTGGGCAGGGTAAGCGGCGAGGTCGGCAGGGTCGGCGGCGAGGTTGACGCGTCGCTGGGTAGTTCTCTGGGCAGCTCGCTTAGCGGCAAGATAAGCAGCACAGTTGGCGGCACAGTTGGCGGCACACTCGACGGCAAGATAAGCAGCACACACAGCGGCCGAAGAGACCAAAGCCGTGAGCCGAGGCAGGGACCGTTGCCTCTCTCGGGCGGCCCCCCGCTGAACagcaaaaagaggaagctgcCATTCAACCCAGGCGCCGACCCGTGCTCCAAGGAGAGCATGGACGGGGGAAGCATCCACCATAGTAGCAGCGGGAGCAGTAAAGGGGGCAGCCAGGGGGGCAGTCAGGAAAGCTTCCACGGGAGCAGTCAGGGAAGTATCCACGGAAGCAGCCACGGTACCATCCACGGAGGCAACCACGGAGGCAGCCacagcagcagtagcagcgTTGGCGACAGCATGGGGAAGGCCATCTTTGCCAGCAACAAGAGGATGAAGGACTCCTCTTTCGGAAGAGCCAACGGCGGTAGTGAAGGGGCCAAGGGGGATAAAGCACaggtggggaagaaggacGAAAATGATGCCATGTGGAGGGGAGGATACAACAGACAAAATGGAGCCCATGCAGAGAAAGGAAAGGGGGATTCACCCTACCATATGGGGGTCAACAACATTGGGATGAACTACCTGCCCTTCCAGTGTGCCGAACCGGAATTGAGCGATGAAGCAGGAGGAAGGAGCGATCGCGCCAGAAATAGGAACCCAGAAGTGTGTAACGACAGAATGGTAATAGTCGATCACGGGGTGCATGTTGGCCACGTGGGGAGTTTATGCGATGGGTGTGACGGGGTGCGCGGAAGGGGCGAAAGTTTGGGGGCGAACGGGGGCGTCGCCCAGGATGGAGGAAGTGGGCAGATGGGAAGTGGGCAGATGGGAAGTGGGCAGATGAGAAGTGGGCAGATGAGAAGTGACCATATCAGAGGTGAACTGATCGAAAGCGGGCGTGCCCGCCGTGGGTCCAGCGGAGGGGAGCCCCCTCGCTCGCATCCCCCGGGCGGCAACCACCTTGCCAGTTACCCATCCTACGCAGACCTGGAGAAGCTTTCCAACACGGAAGAAATAAGGGAATATTACAATTCGCTCATAGAACTGAAGAAGTCCCTGTACGTCAGAAGTCCACAGGGAGACATGGATGACGAGGTGAGCTACTCAAATATTAACGACCATTTTATGGAGCTTCTAAATAAGGAGTCCCGCAGGAGCAGTAGCAGCAGTAGTAGTAGGCAGAAGAGAAACTCCAACGATTCGCTGGATGGTGAAGATACTACAGAGTATGACAAGTTTTTGTTCGCCATTTATTATGCCAACCGTGAGAATGCCGCAGCGGTGGGTTCAGCCAGGGGAGGATCAGCAGGATCAGCAGCGGGAGGAGCAGTagcagcagcggcaggaggaggagcagccgGGGGGATGTCTCCCCTTGGTGAAGGCACAGCAACCCCTGGCAAGAAGGCCCTACCTCCCCCCACGTACGATGAACGGAATACCCCAGCTGAGCGGATGCAGAAGAGCGATTTTAGCATGGACCAAAGAAACCAAGAAATGTTGGTAGCGAAATCTAGCGGTTCCTCTCTGCAGCATGAAAGtaatttccaaaatggcTACCCCAATTTGAGCGACATGAATAGCTCTAAGAAGATAAGTAACGTGTCGACTTGCCCCAGTTTGGGGGTCAGTAGCTACTGCGTGGGGAGCCACAcacagggggaaaagaaaagcgtGTTGTCTTGTTCCGTGTCCAATGAGAGGAATAAAATTGGCAAAGACGTCACCAGCGAGGAGAAGTCCGACTGTGTGAAGGAGCAGTTGAAGAGGAAATCGTTGAACATGGTC
Coding sequences within:
- a CDS encoding hypothetical protein, conserved (encoded by transcript PVX_114260A) — protein: MVNREEEESAKSDEEGTKSDGECTKPDEECTKSDGECTKSDEECTKSDEECTKSDEECTKSDEECTKSDEECTKSDEECTKSDEECTKSDEEFTKTDEEFAKPDEEIAKPDEENGKKKCKGRTKNYTGEFLAQPNDSQEKDCYEEKGTHEGYSKRSASSDMSADGRFETSAIEHWGGKKGSLAYEGGEDEQEELSGADREGNRKANGHIPCVEIKVQPKGENTSSPVRGCGSWGHFHPGGSCAGEGAVEGAVEGAGNEAWNEVTAAGGTGQMGHQGQATPATQATLVAPKRSNRQGVEGDEKSSANFTCTREHVDLGNDQQSRESGRMRNRAKEKEWYCKIGTNPTVSTIRAGAICGNGSNNASCKVAGDFRACKEGTEKRKEEMSGGGEEQGEIMREGGNERRGEARSGARSEAISEVRSGAISEVRSGAISEVRSGAISEARSEARSEARSEGRSEVLSGARSGTLGKPPSTDQSVGAISDLGHASSKYTQSAFGKNSDAPNDGYHLANGEISQNDIILKKKKITQEGALRSTQPSAPIGTPQSAEGNSNDHSPVNRRANYKIGKNVLLKGAATSERGSGDSRGSSENGGNGEKGGNGEKGDSTLLPGDLEEHAPIFGEQNCARGTLMGSDEKCISARVSGKPDEKSDAKSGAKLGANSGARAHAEAHAQLGGASDGSAAEVADEVSAEVSDEVSDEVSSEVSDGASDEVYGEASGEASDGASDGAFDGAFDGASGEVPDAAPDAHLDEQSNPQPDQSRRRKGTNFSEKEKKKKKKHFLNIGRGSNTRGRRTNLSIEHHHHYQSCFHPKGNFATPSTAKYGSPRDEKVSPHFGTPTQKKDNVNKNGQDEPEEEKLLVQHSEKRKTAKKNCKMDSSDLIELVMRSHGSSLHGSQLHSSRSHGSQLHSSSLHISSLHGSPSHGSQLHSSRSHGSQSHGSQSPTVMSGEESEANEEVCAVVNHPRSRGSYVPKQERKPAHAEGQSGAEKEPPSGRLFPEGAFPHEEAKHGGNKFVSSKTNELSNGKDNISEGVHNVEKALFEVPNLRSSAHGEKESVMPMRLTSQVGTPQQVSRVTRMSSLKRAQENKGRDFAKFAKSNDEHSVVGRIPKGGVSPKGRNPPEKASSEGGSGDDHYDRHDGGVPNGTAVKGGFPSSCVRSSEPRWKEGSAVNGHTCDGNIKSERSDDYEYQSGGRFPGEGATPLEKEGGKEHPKFYNGICEPSSESHRINNNCLETAASRREDYYNQGVRNEYGLRENRQSSSSQLTELSRPIGPYQLRQPNRPSGRSDAPPVDVKSNCARGQEPRAATNGRNYLNKSEIKIEDFNLHNDMQRRSMNRESSTLDDELHQWKMEGGGGYAHGEGMNLQGGSNDDKKGKNMFVVNGGDTIKEVEGTWKNDKWVDEWGEGNRRRAEEDKYSRNADEGVGDYENYHTADEAAVIAADEAVDEEEASEMYEIKRQIEYIMQNDDIDFSRIIVKPSKNYVKINLFIDRYIRGYDELQNSDMMFCFGESSEEDVIKRKKSSVKEGGADGDGSQNDGVKRVKKKNGSWPYKKKYKPQKNRRINYDAIDTMWQPHFHPHNKEFRVRYRYKGGMRLKTISCKHFGYLPSKKISILFLFRWLLCGKYIAEKTKRSRLCITDINDYNLPELLSKRRNRNNDYMTEDEWKALEEKNTKEFYEHIHKINDFLMSNYKDDSFVNQLKVIISSCDKQFKKEEVLNILNQCLRDKLNSERRREALMRGDGGEGGEVGRVSGEVGGDGGDGGDGGEVGRVSGEVGRVGGEVDASLGSSLGSSLSGKISSTVGGTVGGTLDGKISSTHSGRRDQSREPRQGPLPLSGGPPLNSKKRKLPFNPGADPCSKESMDGGSIHHSSSGSSKGGSQGGSQESFHGSSQGSIHGSSHGTIHGGNHGGSHSSSSSVGDSMGKAIFASNKRMKDSSFGRANGGSEGAKGDKAQVGKKDENDAMWRGGYNRQNGAHAEKGKGDSPYHMGVNNIGMNYLPFQCAEPELSDEAGGRSDRARNRNPEVCNDRMVIVDHGVHVGHVGSLCDGCDGVRGRGESLGANGGVAQDGGSGQMGSGQMGSGQMRSGQMRSDHIRGELIESGRARRGSSGGEPPRSHPPGGNHLASYPSYADLEKLSNTEEIREYYNSLIELKKSLYVRSPQGDMDDEVSYSNINDHFMELLNKESRRSSSSSSSRQKRNSNDSLDGEDTTEYDKFLFAIYYANRENAAAVGSARGGSAGSAAGGAVAAAAGGGAAGGMSPLGEGTATPGKKALPPPTYDERNTPAERMQKSDFSMDQRNQEMLVAKSSGSSLQHESNFQNGYPNLSDMNSSKKISNVSTCPSLGVSSYCVGSHTQGEKKSVLSCSVSNERNKIGKDVTSEEKSDCVKEQLKRKSLNMVEARELFNSCAEKYSQLIFSERNVFSRHARGDGQEEGHRLAGSPSGAACGSAGGATCGSASGSAEGTSNGSANGTASDKPRKGCSHGCADDNEPSHPPAREKIALENEKCVRCTDGRAEQRAHQKNQREFLFFPSQSGNSGKDASSRSKNEPTSEGEQAEREAKLEADPLDSLKNGNAIGGENMKDTIDILVKSKYLRKPQYDYSLSSNVECSHERGRSNSRCLYCACMAGLGYNRSVEGALKGGDPQDGYLPRGEEGVERHHLHPCEGEGSNPRSSSCHYSSKCGICSSCSSCSNCRNCNSCSNFINCSNCSYCSFYSKLLQALRDNKRAERGNTYGMNKECECAGRHMRRHFGNSEGTSFTRDDCSEEMFTPQASAGNNMPPVELCNRIFNYMMQKVGSEWVDRGSAKDMSIRSEQRLGEMEDGAKQRAMADAMWNGRTSWRSKREMMNAFLQELFSSFPKDDQDVHGGTTHYSAMQCKDSLPEYAEGMWGGGAQDEENERGEFADYTGESIPGYHHRNCGRPYEGMRNFPHSVASKDEFERRPPRLNVPYVQRNLQRQKESNQFARKSPTNGMLPLGEKQTDFIMNKDNFELITNFINDVKVKGYSACEEVKDHRTFHDRGNSITDHFLPQRGGNQGGSQGSSRSSQHSSGQVAPKKKEHNGPDGEGDNSEESEKAGDGEGEGDGEGESEGESGGESQNGASTVYRRKTLNEKRFKEKSRGNLNGMLLADSINNNA